A window from Solanum stenotomum isolate F172 chromosome 7, ASM1918654v1, whole genome shotgun sequence encodes these proteins:
- the LOC125870861 gene encoding uncharacterized protein LOC125870861, whose protein sequence is MAVQRGRNGMMGEEDDEGGLFEEELEFEEEPDSHIPLHLRDIFNAAESGDVDALRQALDNFNGSIDEPLEDGDTALHITCLYGHLACVELLLERGASVEAKDEDGAIPLHDACAGGYTEIARLLINNAADPECVKRMLDTFDEEGDAPLHHAARGEHLDVIRLLIASGASACRNNLLGRTPSELVEPESEACIILDEAISAEIGRPYRST, encoded by the exons ATGGCGGTACAAAGGGGACGTAACGGCATGATGGGTGAAGAAGATGACGAAGGCGGTTTATTCGAGGAGGAATTGGAGTTCGAGGAAGAGCCAGATTCTCACATACCTCTTCACCTCCGTGACATTTTCAACGCCGCCGAGTCCGGCGACGTTGACGCCCTTCGCCAAGCCCTAG ATAATTTTAATGGAAGCATTGATGAACCTCTAGAAGATGGGGACACTGCTCTTCATATTACTTGTCTGTATGGCCATCTGGCATGTGTGGAG CTACTGTTAGAGAGGGGAGCTTCTGTTGAGGCTAAGGATGAAGATGGAGCAATTCCATTGCATGATGCTTGTGCTGGAG GATACACAGAAATAGCCCGTCTGCTAATCAACAATGCAGCTGACCCTGAATGCGTGAAAAGGATGCTGGACACCTTTGATGAAGAAGGTGATGCG CCTCTCCATCATGCCGCCAGAGGTGAACATTTAGATGTTATCAGATTATTGATAGCTTCAGGGGCTTCTGCTTGTAGGAACAATTTATTAGGAAGG ACCCCATCTGAGCTTGTTGAGCCTGAAAGTGAAGCTTGCATAATCTTAGACGAAGCTATAAGTGCTGAAATTGGCCGTCCCTATAGGTCTACATAA
- the LOC125871842 gene encoding ras-related protein RABC2a-like isoform X1, which translates to MGPSTATTGQSNSSYDLSFKILLIGDSGVGKSSLLVSFISNAVDDLAPTIGVDFKIKTLSVSGKKLKLTIWDTAGQERFRTLTSSYYRGAQGIILVYDVTRRETFTNLSDVWAKEVELYSNNQDCVKMLVGNKVDRESERAVTREEGIALAKELGGLFLECSAKTRENVQNCFEELALKIMEVPSLLEEGSTVGKRNILKQKQEQQTQQGGGGCCS; encoded by the exons ATGGGTCCATCAACGGCGACGACGGGGCAGAGCAACAGCAGTTACGATCTGTCATTTAAGATCTTGTTGATCGGAGATTCTGGAGTTGGAAAGAGTAGCTTGCTTGTTAGCTTCATTTCTAATGCCGTTGACGATCTGGCCCCTACCATTG GCGTCGATTTTAAGATCAAGACGCTCAGTGTTAGTGGGAAAAAACTGAAGCTTACCATTTGGGACACAG CTGGACAGGAGAGATTCAGGACACTGACAAGCTCATACTATAGAGGTGCTCAGGGGATCATTCTTG TCTATGATGTAACAAGAAGAGAGACCTTCACAAACCTGTCTGATGTGTGGGCAAAAGAGGTGGAGCTGTATAGTAATAATCAGGATTGTGTAAAGATGCTGGTTGGAAATAAAGTTGACaga GAATCCGAGAGAGCAGTGACCAGGGAAGAAGGCATTGCCTTAGCAAAGGAACTTGGAGGTCTATTTCTTGAATGTAGTGCTAAAACTCGAGAAAATGTGCAAAACTGCTTTGAAGAGCTTGCCTTAAAG ATAATGGAGGTGCCTAGTCTCCTTGAAGAAGGATCCACTGTAGGGAAGAGAAATATCTTGAAACAGAAACAAGAACAGCAAACACAACAGGGCGGTGGTGGTTGCTGCTCATGA
- the LOC125871842 gene encoding ras-related protein RABC2a-like isoform X2 → MGPSTATTGQSNSSYDLSFKILLIGDSGVGKSSLLVSFISNAVDDLAPTIGVDFKIKTLSVSGKKLKLTIWDTAGQERFRTLTSSYYRGAQGIILVYDVTRRETFTNLSDVWAKEVELYSNNQDCVKMLVGNKVDRESERAVTREEGIALAKELGGLFLECSAKTRENVQNCFEELALKD, encoded by the exons ATGGGTCCATCAACGGCGACGACGGGGCAGAGCAACAGCAGTTACGATCTGTCATTTAAGATCTTGTTGATCGGAGATTCTGGAGTTGGAAAGAGTAGCTTGCTTGTTAGCTTCATTTCTAATGCCGTTGACGATCTGGCCCCTACCATTG GCGTCGATTTTAAGATCAAGACGCTCAGTGTTAGTGGGAAAAAACTGAAGCTTACCATTTGGGACACAG CTGGACAGGAGAGATTCAGGACACTGACAAGCTCATACTATAGAGGTGCTCAGGGGATCATTCTTG TCTATGATGTAACAAGAAGAGAGACCTTCACAAACCTGTCTGATGTGTGGGCAAAAGAGGTGGAGCTGTATAGTAATAATCAGGATTGTGTAAAGATGCTGGTTGGAAATAAAGTTGACaga GAATCCGAGAGAGCAGTGACCAGGGAAGAAGGCATTGCCTTAGCAAAGGAACTTGGAGGTCTATTTCTTGAATGTAGTGCTAAAACTCGAGAAAATGTGCAAAACTGCTTTGAAGAGCTTGCCTTAAAG GATTAA
- the LOC125871840 gene encoding uncharacterized protein LOC125871840, with translation MDREWGSKPGSGGAASAQNEAIDRRERLRRLALETIDLAKDPYFMRNHLGSYECKLCLTLHNNEGNYLAHTQGKRHQTNLAKRAAREAKDAPAQPQPHKRKVTLKRNVKIGRPGYRVTKQFDPETKQRSLLFQIEYPEIEDNTKPRHRFMSSFEQKIQPFDKRYQFLLFAAEPYEIISFKVPSTEIDKSTPKFFSHWDPDSKMFTLQLYFKTKPPETNKPPTAPTDNGLSAPGASSRPLPPPPQAPPPPPPQGLPPGAPNPPPRGPPSAPGSMPPPPPPMGNGPRPMPPGGNLPAPPPPPVGGGAMANFTPGGHMGRPPMMPPQGFPGQQMQGQGMRPPPPPPNMG, from the exons ATGGACAGAGAATGGGGTTCGAAGCCGGGAAGCGGCGGCGCCGCCTCCGCCCAGAACGAGGCAATCGACCGCCGTGAGCGGTTGCGCCGGTTAGCTTTAGAAACCATAGACCTCGCAAAAGATCCTTATTTCATGCGAAATCATCTCGGAAGCTATGAATGTAAGCTTTGCTTGACGTTACACAACAATGAAGGGAATTACTTGGCTCACACTCAAGGAAAACGGCATCAGACTAATTTAGCTAAAAGAGCTGCTCGTGAAGCTAAGGATGCTCCTGCTCAACCTCAGCCTCATAAGCGCAAAGTTACTCTCAAAAGAAACG TTAAAATTGGTAGGCCTGGCTACCGAGTGACCAAGCAATTTGATCCGGAGACAAAACAAAGATCTCTTTTATTCCAG ATTGAATATCCTGAGATTGAAGACAACACAAAGCCAAGGCACCGATTCATGTCCTCTTTCGAGCAG AAAATCCAACCATTTGACAAAAGATATCAGTTTCTTCTGTTTGCTGCTGAACCATATGAGATCATTTCATTTAAG GTTCCAAGCACTGAGATTGACAAATCAACTCCCAAGTTTTTCTCGCATTGGGACCCAGACTCAAAAATGTTCACT TTGCAGTTATACTTCAAGACTAAGCCACCGGAGACTAACAAGCCACCAACCGCTCCTACAGACAACGGGTTGTCAGCACCTGGTGCCTCATCCAGGCCTCTACCTCCACCACCCCAAGCtccacctccaccaccaccacaagGTCTTCCTCCTGGAGCTCCAAATCCTCCACCCAGAGGCCCACCATCTGCCCCTGGATCAATGCCTCCACCCCCTCCCCCTATGGGTAACGGACCTAGACCTATGCCACCAGGAGGTAACTTACCTGCCCCACCACCTCCTCCCGTTGGTGGTGGAGCAATGGCTAATTTCACTCCAGGTGGACACATGGGAAGACCTCCAATGATGCCTCCACAAGGTTTTCCAGGTCAACAGATGCAAGGCCAAGGAATGCGCCCACCACCTCCACCACCCAACATGGGTTGA
- the LOC125871839 gene encoding phosphatidylinositol 4-phosphate 5-kinase 9-like isoform X1 — MSGLGAIADNIERTITLSDRTKSLDSSLIHDNNDITKLANGEVCLTSESTNFRVGELLLPNGESYSGSLLGNIPEGSGKYRWSDGCRYVGEWRHGITHGHGKLEFPSGAVYDGEFSGGYMHGEGTYIGPDKVTYRGRWRLNLKHGLGYQMYPNGDIFEGSWMQGTPEGPGKYTWANGNVYFGNMKGGKISGKGTLTWINGDSYEGSWLNGAMDGVGMYTWSDGSCYIGTWTHSLKDGKGTFYPSGSRLTAGQELYLNALRKRGLLPDMKKQSQVSHIHHAASVDMGNVKVSGKLPERNLLNFGQSRPTNVSLERRWSLEVAIEKVIGHNLDGDMEDAMSAPILEREYMQGILISEVVLNERFSPPSGRARRRQKRFVRELKRPGEAIIKGHRSYDLMLSLQLGIRYTVGKITPIHRRDIRNSDFGLRASFWMYFPKGGSQLTPTHQSEDFKWKDYCPMVFRNLREMFKIDAADYMMSICGNDALRELSSPGKSGSVFFLSQDDRFMIKTLRKSEVKVLLRMLPNYHRHVKTYENTLITKFFGLHRIKPSSGQKFRFVVMGNMFCTELRIHRRFDLKGSSLGRSADKVEIDENTILKDLDLNYCFYLEPSWREALLRQIEIDSKFLEEENIMDYSLLLGVHYRAPQHLQSLMSCSGRTTADGLEIVAEEESLEDEISPQGLVLVPRGSDDSVVVGPHVRGSRLRASSATGDAEVDLLLPGTASRLQIQLGVNMPARAEYIPKEGQTQVFHEVYDVVLYLGIIDILQEYNMSKKLEHAYKSIQFDSVSISAVDPTYYSERFLEFIRKVFPTYAAAT; from the exons ATGTCTGGTCTTGGGGCCATTGCCGACAATATTGAAAGAACGATTACTTTATCGGATAGGACAAAGTCACTTGATTCTTCATTAATTCATGACAATAACGACATTACTAAATTGGCTAATGGTGAAGTTTGTCTTACTTCTGAATCCACCAACTTTAGAGTTGGGGAGCTCTTATTACCAAATGGGGAATCCTATTCTGGGTCCCTGCTGGGCAACATACCCGAAGGTTCTGGAAAGTATAGGTGGTCTGATGGTTGTCGGTATGTGGGTGAGTGGAGACATGGGATAACACATGGTCATGGGAAACTAGAATTTCCTTCTGGTGCTGTTTATGATGGCGAATTTTCAGGTGGTTATATGCATGGTGAGGGGACATATATTGGACCTGATAAAGTGACCTATAGGGGACGCTGGCGGTTGAACCTTAAACATGGTTTAGGATATCAAATGTATCCCAATGGGGATATTTTTGAAGGGTCCTGGATGCAGGGAACCCCTGAAGGACCAGGTAAGTATACATGGGCTAACGGGAATGTCTACTTTGGAAACATGAAAGGAGGGAAAATATCAGGGAAAGGAACTCTCACTTGGATTAACGGAGATTCGTATGAAGGGAGCTGGTTAAATGGTGCAATGGATGGCGTCGGTATGTATACGTGGAGTGATGGTAGCTGTTATATTGGTACATGGACACATAGTCTAAAGGATGGAAAAGGAACATTTTATCCTAGTGGTAGCAGGCTTACGGCTGGTCAAGAATTGTACCTCAATGCATTGAGAAAACGAGGGTTACTGCCAGATATGAAAAAACAAAGTCAAGTCTCCCATATCCATCATGCCGCTTCAGTTGATATGGGAAATGTCAAAGTCAGTGGTAAACTTCCAGAGAGAAACCTGTTAAATTTCGGGCAGTCACGACCTACAAATGTTTCTCTGGAAAGACGATGGAGTCTTGAAGTAGCCATTGAGAAAGTTATCGGACATAATTTAGATGGAGACATGGAGGATGCTATGAGTGCTCCAATTTTGGAAAGAGAGTACATGCAAGGCATCCTAATCAGTGAGGTTGTCTTAAATGAGCGTTTTTCACCACCATCCGGGAGAGCCAGAAGGAGGCAAAAGAGATTTGTAAGGGAATTAAAGAGACCAGGTGAAGCAATCATAAAGGGTCACAGGAGTTATGATTTAATGCTAAGTCTGCAGCTTGGGATCAG ATACACTGTGGGGAAAATTACACCTATACATAGACGAGATATACGAAATTCAGATTTTGGTCTGCGTGCTAGCTTTTGGATGTATTTTCCAAAAGGAGGATCTCAGTTGACACCTACACATCAGTCTGAAGATTTCAAGTGGAAAGATTATTGCCCAATGGTCTTCAG GAATCTGAGGGAGATGTTTAAGATTGATGCTGCTGATTACATGATGTCAATTTGTGGAAATGATGCCCTTAGAGAGCTTTCTTCTCCTGGAAAAAGTGGCAGTGTATTTTTCCTGTCTCAAGATGACCGTTTCATGATTAAGACATTACGTAAATCTGAAGTTAAG GTTTTGCTGCGGATGCTTCCGAATTATCATCGCCATGTCAAGACATATGAGAATACTCTCATCACTAAATTTTTTGGACTTCACAGGATAAAACCTTCCAGTGGACAAAAG TTCCGCTTTGTAGTAATGGGAAATATGTTTTGTACGGAGTTGAGAATCCACCGAAGATTTGATCTTAAAGGTTCTTCACTAGGACGATCTGCTGACAAggttgaaattgatgaaaacaCTATACTGAAGGATCTAGATTTGAACTACTGCTTTTATCTAGAGCCTTCTTGGCGCGAAGCTTTATTAAG GCAGATCGAAATTGACAGTAAATTCTTGGAGGAAGAGAACATTATGGATTACAGCCTCTTGTTAGGTGTTCATTATAGAGCACCTCAACACCTACAATCTCTCATGTCGTGCAGTGGACGCACCACGGCAGATGGATTAGAAATTGTTGCAGAAGAAG AGTCTCTGGAGGATGAAATATCACCCCAGGGCCTTGTTTTGGTCCCACGTGGAAGTGATGATAGTGTCGTTGTGGGTCCTCATGTCAGAGGCAGCCGATTACGAGCATCATCAGCTACTGGTGATGCGGAAGTGGACCTCCTCCTCCCCGGGACAGCAAG CAGATTGCAGATTCAGCTTGGGGTGAATATGCCAGCAAGGGCGGAGTACATACCAAAAGAAGGTCAAACACAGGTGTTCCACGAAGTATATGACGTTGTGTTATACCTCGGGATAATTGACATATTGCAAGAGTACAACATGAGCAAGAAGTTAGAACATGCATACAAATCGATTCAGTTTGATTCCGTTTCCATTTCTGCTGTTGACCCAACGTATTACTCGGAGAGGTTCTTAGAGTTCATTCGGAAGGTTTTCCCTACATATGCAGCAGCAACTTGA
- the LOC125871839 gene encoding phosphatidylinositol 4-phosphate 5-kinase 9-like isoform X2, translated as MSGLGAIADNIERTITLSDRTKSLDSSLIHDNNDITKLANGEVCLTSESTNFRVGELLLPNGESYSGSLLGNIPEGSGKYRWSDGCRYVGEWRHGITHGHGKLEFPSGAVYDGEFSGGYMHGEGTYIGPDKVTYRGRWRLNLKHGLGYQMYPNGDIFEGSWMQGTPEGPGKYTWANGNVYFGNMKGGKISGKGTLTWINGDSYEGSWLNGAMDGVGMYTWSDGSCYIGTWTHSLKDGKGTFYPSGSRLTAGQELYLNALRKRGLLPDMKKQSQVSHIHHAASVDMGNVKVSGKLPERNLLNFGQSRPTNVSLERRWSLEVAIEKVIGHNLDGDMEDAMSAPILEREYMQGILISEVVLNERFSPPSGRARRRQKRFVRELKRPGEAIIKGHRSYDLMLSLQLGIRYTVGKITPIHRRDIRNSDFGLRASFWMYFPKGGSQLTPTHQSEDFKWKDYCPMVFRNLREMFKIDAADYMMSICGNDALRELSSPGKSGSVFFLSQDDRFMIKTLRKSEVKVLLRMLPNYHRHVKTYENTLITKFFGLHRIKPSSGQKFRFVVMGNMFCTELRIHRRFDLKGSSLGRSADKVEIDENTILKDLDLNYCFYLEPSWREALLRQIEIDSKFLEEENIMDYSLLLGVHYRAPQHLQSLMSCSGRTTADGLEIVAEEESLEDEISPQGLVLVPRGSDDSVVVGPHVRGSRLRASSATGDAEVDLLLPGTARLQIQLGVNMPARAEYIPKEGQTQVFHEVYDVVLYLGIIDILQEYNMSKKLEHAYKSIQFDSVSISAVDPTYYSERFLEFIRKVFPTYAAAT; from the exons ATGTCTGGTCTTGGGGCCATTGCCGACAATATTGAAAGAACGATTACTTTATCGGATAGGACAAAGTCACTTGATTCTTCATTAATTCATGACAATAACGACATTACTAAATTGGCTAATGGTGAAGTTTGTCTTACTTCTGAATCCACCAACTTTAGAGTTGGGGAGCTCTTATTACCAAATGGGGAATCCTATTCTGGGTCCCTGCTGGGCAACATACCCGAAGGTTCTGGAAAGTATAGGTGGTCTGATGGTTGTCGGTATGTGGGTGAGTGGAGACATGGGATAACACATGGTCATGGGAAACTAGAATTTCCTTCTGGTGCTGTTTATGATGGCGAATTTTCAGGTGGTTATATGCATGGTGAGGGGACATATATTGGACCTGATAAAGTGACCTATAGGGGACGCTGGCGGTTGAACCTTAAACATGGTTTAGGATATCAAATGTATCCCAATGGGGATATTTTTGAAGGGTCCTGGATGCAGGGAACCCCTGAAGGACCAGGTAAGTATACATGGGCTAACGGGAATGTCTACTTTGGAAACATGAAAGGAGGGAAAATATCAGGGAAAGGAACTCTCACTTGGATTAACGGAGATTCGTATGAAGGGAGCTGGTTAAATGGTGCAATGGATGGCGTCGGTATGTATACGTGGAGTGATGGTAGCTGTTATATTGGTACATGGACACATAGTCTAAAGGATGGAAAAGGAACATTTTATCCTAGTGGTAGCAGGCTTACGGCTGGTCAAGAATTGTACCTCAATGCATTGAGAAAACGAGGGTTACTGCCAGATATGAAAAAACAAAGTCAAGTCTCCCATATCCATCATGCCGCTTCAGTTGATATGGGAAATGTCAAAGTCAGTGGTAAACTTCCAGAGAGAAACCTGTTAAATTTCGGGCAGTCACGACCTACAAATGTTTCTCTGGAAAGACGATGGAGTCTTGAAGTAGCCATTGAGAAAGTTATCGGACATAATTTAGATGGAGACATGGAGGATGCTATGAGTGCTCCAATTTTGGAAAGAGAGTACATGCAAGGCATCCTAATCAGTGAGGTTGTCTTAAATGAGCGTTTTTCACCACCATCCGGGAGAGCCAGAAGGAGGCAAAAGAGATTTGTAAGGGAATTAAAGAGACCAGGTGAAGCAATCATAAAGGGTCACAGGAGTTATGATTTAATGCTAAGTCTGCAGCTTGGGATCAG ATACACTGTGGGGAAAATTACACCTATACATAGACGAGATATACGAAATTCAGATTTTGGTCTGCGTGCTAGCTTTTGGATGTATTTTCCAAAAGGAGGATCTCAGTTGACACCTACACATCAGTCTGAAGATTTCAAGTGGAAAGATTATTGCCCAATGGTCTTCAG GAATCTGAGGGAGATGTTTAAGATTGATGCTGCTGATTACATGATGTCAATTTGTGGAAATGATGCCCTTAGAGAGCTTTCTTCTCCTGGAAAAAGTGGCAGTGTATTTTTCCTGTCTCAAGATGACCGTTTCATGATTAAGACATTACGTAAATCTGAAGTTAAG GTTTTGCTGCGGATGCTTCCGAATTATCATCGCCATGTCAAGACATATGAGAATACTCTCATCACTAAATTTTTTGGACTTCACAGGATAAAACCTTCCAGTGGACAAAAG TTCCGCTTTGTAGTAATGGGAAATATGTTTTGTACGGAGTTGAGAATCCACCGAAGATTTGATCTTAAAGGTTCTTCACTAGGACGATCTGCTGACAAggttgaaattgatgaaaacaCTATACTGAAGGATCTAGATTTGAACTACTGCTTTTATCTAGAGCCTTCTTGGCGCGAAGCTTTATTAAG GCAGATCGAAATTGACAGTAAATTCTTGGAGGAAGAGAACATTATGGATTACAGCCTCTTGTTAGGTGTTCATTATAGAGCACCTCAACACCTACAATCTCTCATGTCGTGCAGTGGACGCACCACGGCAGATGGATTAGAAATTGTTGCAGAAGAAG AGTCTCTGGAGGATGAAATATCACCCCAGGGCCTTGTTTTGGTCCCACGTGGAAGTGATGATAGTGTCGTTGTGGGTCCTCATGTCAGAGGCAGCCGATTACGAGCATCATCAGCTACTGGTGATGCGGAAGTGGACCTCCTCCTCCCCGGGACAGCAAG ATTGCAGATTCAGCTTGGGGTGAATATGCCAGCAAGGGCGGAGTACATACCAAAAGAAGGTCAAACACAGGTGTTCCACGAAGTATATGACGTTGTGTTATACCTCGGGATAATTGACATATTGCAAGAGTACAACATGAGCAAGAAGTTAGAACATGCATACAAATCGATTCAGTTTGATTCCGTTTCCATTTCTGCTGTTGACCCAACGTATTACTCGGAGAGGTTCTTAGAGTTCATTCGGAAGGTTTTCCCTACATATGCAGCAGCAACTTGA